Proteins encoded within one genomic window of Besnoitia besnoiti strain Bb-Ger1 chromosome II, whole genome shotgun sequence:
- a CDS encoding general transcription factor IIH polypeptide 5 GTF2H5 (encoded by transcript BESB_038900) translates to MSVGVIYFLAAVTAFWYRDITQLVGLVNMVAALKGVLVKCDPPTMEIIRLLNETRDFIIEQLNEEYVLCRECVFDFLEEEVTKRLELAERQTAELQRELRQARQQQQQDQEE, encoded by the exons ATGTCGGTCGGGGTAATCTACTTCCTGGCTGCTGTCACGGCTTTCTGGTATAGAGACATCACCCAGTTGGTTGGTCTAGTCAACATGGTTGCGGCGTTGAAGGGCGTCCTAGTGAAATG CGATCCCCCAACGATGGAAATCATTCGGCTGCTCAACGAGACCCGGGACTTTATCATTGAACAACTCAACGAAGAATATGTTCTGTGCAGGGAGTGCGTCTTTGATTTCCTCGAG GAAGAAGTGACCAAGCGCCTCGAGCTAGCAGAGCGACAAACAGCGGAGCTCCAACGCGAGCTTCGGCAGGCGCGACAGCAACAGCAACAAGATCAAGAAGAGTGA